The following is a genomic window from Citrifermentans bemidjiense Bem.
TCGGGGGGCCCGAACTGACCGCGCCCAAGCAGATCGAGCTTGCCGAAACGGTCGCGCGACTTTTGTCCGGCGCCATGGCCGAGGCGATCTGCAAGGAGCAGATCAAGACCTACGACAGCGAGAACGAGAAGAAGCTGAAAGAGCTGTCCCTTCTCTACCGGATGAGCAACACCATGCTCTCCACCATCCAGCTGAACAAACTGATCCACCTCACCCTGACCGCGCTCACCTCGGGTCCCACCCCCTTCTTCGACCGGGCCATGCTCTTTCTCACCAACGAGCGTTCCGGGATGTTGCTCGGCATGCTGGGGGTAACGACGGAGACCTCCCCTTCCCTCTCCAGCCAAAACGGAGGGAGCGACGACCTCCTCTCCAGCCGGTGGGACATCTCCGATGAAGAGATGGCCGCCCAGCGCAACTCCGAATTCTGCCGGCAGGTACAGGGGAGACGGCTTGAGCTGGACGGAACGCTCAACATCGCTTCCCAGGCCGTGCTGGAAAAGAGGCTGATCTACATCCCCGAAGAAGGCGGCATCGGCGGCCCCCTCCATTCCCGGCGCAGCGCCCTGGCCGCCTCTCCGCTCATCGCGCATGGGCAGGCCGTAGGGGCGGTACTGGTGGACAACGCCCTCACCCACAAGCCGATCAACCAGGAGCACCTGCGTTTCCTGCAGCTCTTCACCAACCAGGCGGGAATGGCCATCGAGAACTCGATGCTCTACAACAAGATCGAGGACGCGAACCATCAGTTGAGCGAGGCGCAGGAGAACCTGCTCCAGAAGGAGCGGCTTGCCGCCATCGGCGAAATGGCCGCCGGCATCGCACACGAGTTGAAGGGGCCGCTGGTCTCCATCGGCGGCTTCGCCGGCAGGCTCGCCAGGAAACTCCCCCAGGACACCAGCGAGTGGGCCCATGCCGACCTGATCGTGCGCGAAGTGCTCCGGTTGGAGGGAATCCTCTCCGAGATCCTGCTCTTTTCGAAGAAAACCACCATCTGTTACACCCGGTGCGACCTCTCCGAGGTCGTGAAGGAGTCGCTCGCCGTGGTCACCCCTCCACTGGAGGAGAAGCAGATCAGCGTGAACGCCAAATTCCCGCGGCATAAGCTCTTGCTTTTGGGGGACGGACAGCAGTTGAAGCAGGTGTTCATCAACATCATCCTGAACGCCCTCGATGCCATGGGGACAGGGGGGGCGCTGAACATCCAGGTCTCGGCGGCCGAGATGGACGACAAGGAAGCCGTCCAGGTGAAGATATCCGACACCGGCGGCGGCATCCCGCTGGAGTCCTTGAACAGCATCTTCACCCCCTTCTTCACCACCAAAGGAAGCGGCACCGGCTTGGGGCTCCCCATCGCCAACCGCATCATCACCAACCACGGCGGCAAGATCCAAGTCACCAACAACCCCGGCCTCGGGGTCGAGTTCAGGGTCATCCTGCCCAAGCACTGGTGACGCGGAATTTCACTTTTCCTCCTCATTTGCTCCTCATTTTTCTCCTAACCTGAAACTAAACGGGACGCAGGTACCGGAATTTTCAGGCCAAAGGAGAATGGTCATGAGAAAGAGAATGAAACTGCTGCTGGCTTTTGCTGTTGTACCGATACTGCTGTCGGGCTGCATCGTCGCGCCGTGGTATCCGTATTACGATGACGACGGTGGGTACTATCACCATGACCGTGGCGGATGGCACGACCGGGGATATGGCGGCCGCGGGTATGATGACCGCGGGTATGGACGCCGCTAGCCCAGGCCCTTTTCGCATGCTGAATTTGTGCAATTGAGTGCGATCAAAGCGCTGAGAGAGGCACCTCGCCCAATACACCTGTGGCCCAGGTCAGGTTGACCAGGGAGACTTGGTAGTCGCGGCGGGCCTGGGCCAGGTTGCTCCTTGCCTGCACCAGGTTGGCCTCGGCATCCTCGACCTCCAGCCTGGTTTTCACCCCAAGCTGATACCCCTGCTCGGCCATGCCCAAAAGTCGCTCGGCCTGGGTGACCGTCCCCGACAATGCTTTCAGTATCTCGGCTGCTTCGGTGACGTTGAAGCCGGCGTCCCGCACTTCGAGGGAGACGGCGTCGAGCTGCTGGGCCTGCTCCAGTTCGCGGGTCCTCAGGTCGCTCTTGGCCTGCTCGACTTTCCCCTTGGTCTTAAAGCCGTCGAAGAAGGGAAAGGTAAGGAACAGGCCGACGTCGTAGGCAGTACCCTGCCAGTCTCTTCCCGCCGCTTCCAGCTGGTGGTACCCGAAGCCCCCCCGCAGGTCGAGCTGGGGCTTGTTCTCGGCCGCGGCTATCTCGACCAGTTCCCGCGAAATCCCCACCCGGTGCTTGAGATCGGACAACTCCGGACGCATCCGCCGGGCAAGGGTCAGGGATTCTTCGAAGGCCGGGATCGGGACCGGAACAGCCTGCAGCACGCCTGTCACTTCCAGCTCCCCCGGCTCCAGCGCCAGCACCAGCCTCAGGCGCTCCTTGGCGGTCTTGATGGCGTTCTCCCTGCGGATCAGCTCGGGACGTGCGTTGTCGACCCCGACTCTGGCTGCGAGGACATCGTAGTCGGTGGCGACGCCTGCCGCCAGCCTCTTTACCGCCTCTGCCAGGTGACGCTCCTTCTGCTGCAGGTTGGAAAGGGCGAGCGCCCTCAGCTCTTTGGCCAAAAGCACGTCGTAAAAGGAGACGGTGACGTCCCGGCGGGCCGCCTGCTGGAAGAGGCGGAGCTGGTCCTCGGCGGTCTTCATCCCTTCCTTGGCTCCGCGGATGGCGGCCCCGATCTTACCCCAGCTGAAGAGGGTCTGGGTAAGCCGGAGATCGGCCAGGCGCTGCCGGGAGGACGAGATCCCCCCGGTGAAGGCGCTCTGGCTGTTGTCTCTCACGTAGTCGGCGGAGGCGTTCAGCGCAAGCGAGGGGAGAGCGGCGGCGCGCTCCTCCAGGTATTTCCCCTGTACCAGCTGCGCGTAGGCGCGCGCCTTCTGGATGTCCCGGTTCTGCTCCATGGCGATGGAAAGGGCGTCGTCCAGGGTGAGGGTCCGCGCCTCCCCCGCAAGGCACAGCCCCGGGGTAAGCGCCAGGGTAAGCGAGAGGCCGAGGAGAAGCACCGCCGCCTGTCCCGCGCCGCGCGCCTTCTTCCCCTTCCATTTCCGCCTGAGCCACTCCTCCAGGTCGTCCAGCACCGTGTACATGACCGGCACCACCAAAAGGGTCAGAAGGGTCGAGGTCAACAGCCCCCCGACGACGGCGCGCGCCATGGGCGCCCTCATCTCGGCGCCGCTTCCCAGCGCGAAGAAGAGCGGCAGCATCCCGAAGATCATGGCAAGGGTGGTCATGACGATCGGCCTAAGCCTCGTCCTCCCCGCCTCCACCACCGCCTGGAATCGGTCCATCCCCCTCCCCTGCAGCACCTTCGCGTAATCGACGAGGAGTATGGCGTTCTTGGTGACTAACCCCATCAGCATGATGAGGCCTATGAGCGACATGATGTTGACCGTGTCCCCGGTGAGCTTCAGCATCCCCGCCATCCCTACGACTGAGAGCGGCAGCGAAAGCATGATGGCCAAAGGCTCCAGGAACGACTCGAACTGGGCCGCGAGGATCAGGTAGACGAAGATGATGGCGATGATGAGCGATTCGGCCATGTAACCGAAGGACTCCGCCATGTCCTCGGCCTCGCCGGAGAAGCCGACGCTGTACCCGGGCTGCATGGGGACCCGCGCCGCGGCCTCCTTGACCTTCTCCACCGCAGTGCCGATGGGGAGCCCGTCCAGGTTCGCGCTGATGGTCACCAGGCGGGAAAGGTCGCGGCGGTTGATCTCGGAGGGGGTGTTGCTGACCTCGTAGCTCACCAGGTTCGCCAGCGGCACCAGGGCGGTCTCGTCCCCCTTGGCCACGGCGAGCTTCAGGTCGCGCACCTGGCCGGGGTCGCGGCGCAGCGCTTCGGGGAGGCGCACCCTCAGGTCGACCGCGTCGCCGTCCTCATCCTCGTAGGTGGTGACGGCCTCCCCCCCCACCAGGCGCGAAACGGTGGAGGCGATGTCGTTGGTGTTGACCCCGGCGTCCTGGGCGCGGGCGCGGTCCACGGTCATCCGGTACTCGGGGATGTCGTGATCCAGGGTCACCTCCAGGTCGACGACCCCGGGGATCTTGTAGATCTCCTGCTTAAGCTGGGCGGCGTAGCGCTTGAGGGTCGGGATATCCTCCCCCTTGAGGTTCACCTGGAGCGGCTTCTGGGCTCCGCCCACGTCCCCCACCCGCTCGATGGATGTGGTGATCCCGGGAATCGCCTTCAGCTTCTCGCGGAATGCCTGCTGCACCTCTTCCTGGCTCCTTTTTCGGTGCGCCTTCTCCTTGAGCTTCACGTAGAGCGCCCCGGACTGGACGGTGCCGCTGTCCCCCGCCCCGATGGAGGCGTAGGTGTGCTCCACCTCGGGGACCCCCTTGATCACGGCGAGTACTGCCTTCAACCGGTCGGTGCTCTCGGCTATGCTCGCGTCGGGGGCGGTCTTGAACACCACCTGAAACTCACCCTTGTCGTCGTTGGTCATGAAGGACGATTCCAGGGTCCCGAAGATGGCGATGCCGGCCGCAAAGGAGAGAAAGGCCGCTGCCAGCACGGTTTTGCGATGGTTGAGAGCCCAGGAGATGGCCTTGCGGTAGGAGTCGGCCCAGGCGTCGAAGCGGTCGTTGAACCGGTCCAGGAGCCTGGCTATCCCCTTGCGCCTTCCCTTGAGCTCGATGGCAGGGTCGTGCCAGCGCGAGGAGAGCATGGGGTCGAGGGTAAAGGAGACGAAGAGGGAAACCAGCACCGCGAAGGCGACGGTCATCCCGAACTGGAAGAAGAAGCGCCCGACGATGCCGCGCATGAAGGCTACCGGGACGAAGACCGCCACGATGGACATGGAGGTGGCGAATACCGCGAGGCCGATCTCGGAGGTGCCGATCCGGGCGGCGGTCAGGTGGTCCTCGCCGTGCTCCAGGTGGCGCACGATGTTCTCCCGCACCACGATGGCGTCGTCGATCAAAAGGCCAATGGCCAGCGAGAGCGCCATCATCGTCATGATGTTCAGGGTCATCCCCATGGCATTCATGACGATGAACGAGGAGACGACCGAGATGGGGAGGGTAAGCCCGGTGATCACCGTCGAGCGCCAGGAGTTGATGAAGCAAAAGACGATGATGACGGTCAAGAGCCCGCCAATCAGCATGGTCTCCTTCACGTCGGCCAGCGACTCGCGGGTGGGGATGGAGGCGTCGCGCACGACGGTCACTTCGACCCCGGGGGGAAGCTCCTTCCTGAGCTTCTCCACGCTCTTTTTGACCCCGTCGACCACCTCGACCATGTTGGCGCCGGACTGCTTCAAGACGTCGAGCGCCACCGCCGGCTCCCCGTTGATGAGGGCGAGCGAGCGCTGCTCCTTGGCGCCGTCGGTGACCTCGGCCACCTCGGACAAGGTGATGCCCCGGCCGCCCCGCTGCGCGATCACCATGTTGCGGAACCCTTCCACCTGCCCCGGCTTTCCGGAGATGCGGATCGGGTACTCGTTCCCCCCGTGGGTCAGGCGACCCAGCGGAGTGTTGACGTTCTCGCTTTTCAGCCCCGCCACCACCGCGTCGACCCCGAGCCCTAGCGCCTCCAGGCGGACCGGGTCGATGGTGACCGTCACCTCGCGCTTGGCGGAGCCGACCACGTCGACCTTGCCGACCCCGGAAACGTTCTCCAGGCGACGCTTGATCTGCTTGTCGACCAGGGTGGTCAGCTCCTTGGTGTCGAGCCCCCTCCCCTTAACCGCCAAGGAGACCACCGGAAGCGCGTTGAAGTCGAGCTTCTGGATGATGGGATCCTCGATGCCGGTGGGGAGATTGCCCCGGATGCCGGCGATCTTCGCCCGCGCCTCCTGGGAGGCCTCGTTGATCTTCTCTTCGAGCCTGAACTCCACCACCACCGTGGAGACCCCCTCCCGGGAGTAGGACATCACGTGCTTGACCCCGGCGATCTGGTTCACCGCCTCCTCGATCTTCTTGGAGACCTCGCGCTCGATGCTCTCGGGGGAGGCGCCGGGGAACTTGGTGACGACGGAGATAACTGGGATCTCCACGCTCGGGAACATCTCGACGGAAAGCCTGCGGTAGGAGAAAAGCCCCAGGGTAACCAGGGCGAGCATCAGCACCGCCGCGAACACGGGGCGTTTTATGGACAGGTCGGAAAGGATCATTTAGCTCGTTCCTCGAAGGTGAATCAGGGCCTGGAAGAAGGGAGGTTCGCCACCTGGACGCGGTCGCCGTCCTTTACGTTGAATCCGCCGCGGCCGATGACCTGTTCGCCGCCCTTGACGCCGGAGAGTATCTCGACCAGCTCCCCCGAGACCGCGCCGGTAGCCACCTCGCGCCTGCGGGCGACACCGTTTTCCACGACGAAGAGGTAGCCCGAGCGCCGGTCGAGATCCAGGGCCGCCAGCGTCGCGCGCGGCACCTGCAGTACGTCCTTGCGGGAGCCGGTGACTATCTTCCCTTTGACGAAGAGCCCCCCCTTGAGCACTTCCGGAACGTTGGGGACCTCGGCTATCACCTTGAGCGAGCGATCGGCCTCTTCAACGGAAGGATTTATGAACATGACTTTGCCGGTGAAGGTTTTACCGGGGACACCGTCGGTTACGAACTGCAGCGGCTGGCCGAGCTTCACCGCAGCCATCTGCGAGGAGGGGACGGTGACGGTCAGGTTCATCAGCCTGTTGTCGACGATCTTGAAGATGGGCTTTGCGGCGGCCGCGTCGCTCGTCAGCGAGCCGACGTTCACGTCCTTGAAGGCGACTACCCCGTCGATGGGGGAGCGGACCATCCCCTTGGAGAGCCTGACCCGCAATTGGGAGAGTTCCTCCTCGCCGGCGCGGATCTGCGCCCGGGCCGCCTCGATCCTGGCCTTGGCCGCCTCGGAATCGGAAACGGCGTCGTCGACCGACTGCTGCGTGGCGAGCCCCGCCTGCTTCAGCTTAATCTGGCGCTCCTTCTCGCGTTCGCTCCTGTCGGCCGCCACCTTGACCTGGATGAGGGACGCCCTGGCGTTCTGCACGTTCGCCTCGGCGCGCTTCACCAGCGCCTCGGTCTCGGCAAGCCCTATGCGCGCCAGAGGCTGCCCCTTGCGAACCCGGACCCACTCGGTCACGTAAAGTTCCTTGACAAGGCCCGGTATCTCGGTCTTCACCTCGGCCTCGTTCTTGGCCGCCAGCGTCCCGGTCACGTCGATGCCGTCAATAAGGTCGCTCCCTTTTACCGGCAGCACTTCCACCGCGATGAGGGGTGCTCCCGCGGGGACTTTCGCCTCGCTTTTGCCGGAGCAGCCGGTCCCGCCACCCAGCAGCAGGGTGGCTCCCAGGGCCGCCAACACCAAATTGCTTGTCTTCATTTCAAACTCCTCAAGTGGAACCTGGTTATTGAGTCGGGGCGATGCCGGTCATCAGCAACCGGAGCATCCTCACCATCGTGTCGCGGTCCGGTTTGTTCTCCCTGCAGCAGATCTGCTCGTTTATGGTCGAGGTGACGATGGCCATGACCGCACCGGCCACGTCCTCGACGCTCCCTTCTTTCAGCTCGGACTCTCTCATGCCGGAACTCACCAACTGCTGCAGCACCTCCGTCAATCTGGCAGGAAAGACATCCAGGTCGAACTTGGGCGTCCCCTGGGGAGGCCCGAAGTAGATGGAGTTGATCAGTCGAACCATGGGGAGGCTCTCGATGGATATGTCGA
Proteins encoded in this region:
- a CDS encoding ATP-binding protein, whose protein sequence is MAGRKGQNLLEQALTIAQAPGRSHQVRLNSLLRLAARWHSLASATIYLPDPKGVVLQRRFSTLATPSGHNCHIPYGVGLAGRTAATLSPQSASADLLHPDEPCSGNGSIAALPLLDGDRLFAVLALESGAAEVAREAVDAAGTLAPVFSLTVARMAAAEEAEEAQRNLSLLSALAKLLSSPQPRGVLLHRLMQLCTSSGLSSCAIVRLKQRNSGKERVIRSCRRGMGDKLPDLLEKEAALAVHVCATETTCAEELGDDSSYRYALCTPLGSNGAALGTMTLFGGPELTAPKQIELAETVARLLSGAMAEAICKEQIKTYDSENEKKLKELSLLYRMSNTMLSTIQLNKLIHLTLTALTSGPTPFFDRAMLFLTNERSGMLLGMLGVTTETSPSLSSQNGGSDDLLSSRWDISDEEMAAQRNSEFCRQVQGRRLELDGTLNIASQAVLEKRLIYIPEEGGIGGPLHSRRSALAASPLIAHGQAVGAVLVDNALTHKPINQEHLRFLQLFTNQAGMAIENSMLYNKIEDANHQLSEAQENLLQKERLAAIGEMAAGIAHELKGPLVSIGGFAGRLARKLPQDTSEWAHADLIVREVLRLEGILSEILLFSKKTTICYTRCDLSEVVKESLAVVTPPLEEKQISVNAKFPRHKLLLLGDGQQLKQVFINIILNALDAMGTGGALNIQVSAAEMDDKEAVQVKISDTGGGIPLESLNSIFTPFFTTKGSGTGLGLPIANRIITNHGGKIQVTNNPGLGVEFRVILPKHW
- a CDS encoding efflux RND transporter permease subunit; amino-acid sequence: MILSDLSIKRPVFAAVLMLALVTLGLFSYRRLSVEMFPSVEIPVISVVTKFPGASPESIEREVSKKIEEAVNQIAGVKHVMSYSREGVSTVVVEFRLEEKINEASQEARAKIAGIRGNLPTGIEDPIIQKLDFNALPVVSLAVKGRGLDTKELTTLVDKQIKRRLENVSGVGKVDVVGSAKREVTVTIDPVRLEALGLGVDAVVAGLKSENVNTPLGRLTHGGNEYPIRISGKPGQVEGFRNMVIAQRGGRGITLSEVAEVTDGAKEQRSLALINGEPAVALDVLKQSGANMVEVVDGVKKSVEKLRKELPPGVEVTVVRDASIPTRESLADVKETMLIGGLLTVIIVFCFINSWRSTVITGLTLPISVVSSFIVMNAMGMTLNIMTMMALSLAIGLLIDDAIVVRENIVRHLEHGEDHLTAARIGTSEIGLAVFATSMSIVAVFVPVAFMRGIVGRFFFQFGMTVAFAVLVSLFVSFTLDPMLSSRWHDPAIELKGRRKGIARLLDRFNDRFDAWADSYRKAISWALNHRKTVLAAAFLSFAAGIAIFGTLESSFMTNDDKGEFQVVFKTAPDASIAESTDRLKAVLAVIKGVPEVEHTYASIGAGDSGTVQSGALYVKLKEKAHRKRSQEEVQQAFREKLKAIPGITTSIERVGDVGGAQKPLQVNLKGEDIPTLKRYAAQLKQEIYKIPGVVDLEVTLDHDIPEYRMTVDRARAQDAGVNTNDIASTVSRLVGGEAVTTYEDEDGDAVDLRVRLPEALRRDPGQVRDLKLAVAKGDETALVPLANLVSYEVSNTPSEINRRDLSRLVTISANLDGLPIGTAVEKVKEAAARVPMQPGYSVGFSGEAEDMAESFGYMAESLIIAIIFVYLILAAQFESFLEPLAIMLSLPLSVVGMAGMLKLTGDTVNIMSLIGLIMLMGLVTKNAILLVDYAKVLQGRGMDRFQAVVEAGRTRLRPIVMTTLAMIFGMLPLFFALGSGAEMRAPMARAVVGGLLTSTLLTLLVVPVMYTVLDDLEEWLRRKWKGKKARGAGQAAVLLLGLSLTLALTPGLCLAGEARTLTLDDALSIAMEQNRDIQKARAYAQLVQGKYLEERAAALPSLALNASADYVRDNSQSAFTGGISSSRQRLADLRLTQTLFSWGKIGAAIRGAKEGMKTAEDQLRLFQQAARRDVTVSFYDVLLAKELRALALSNLQQKERHLAEAVKRLAAGVATDYDVLAARVGVDNARPELIRRENAIKTAKERLRLVLALEPGELEVTGVLQAVPVPIPAFEESLTLARRMRPELSDLKHRVGISRELVEIAAAENKPQLDLRGGFGYHQLEAAGRDWQGTAYDVGLFLTFPFFDGFKTKGKVEQAKSDLRTRELEQAQQLDAVSLEVRDAGFNVTEAAEILKALSGTVTQAERLLGMAEQGYQLGVKTRLEVEDAEANLVQARSNLAQARRDYQVSLVNLTWATGVLGEVPLSAL
- a CDS encoding efflux RND transporter periplasmic adaptor subunit, which produces MKTSNLVLAALGATLLLGGGTGCSGKSEAKVPAGAPLIAVEVLPVKGSDLIDGIDVTGTLAAKNEAEVKTEIPGLVKELYVTEWVRVRKGQPLARIGLAETEALVKRAEANVQNARASLIQVKVAADRSEREKERQIKLKQAGLATQQSVDDAVSDSEAAKARIEAARAQIRAGEEELSQLRVRLSKGMVRSPIDGVVAFKDVNVGSLTSDAAAAKPIFKIVDNRLMNLTVTVPSSQMAAVKLGQPLQFVTDGVPGKTFTGKVMFINPSVEEADRSLKVIAEVPNVPEVLKGGLFVKGKIVTGSRKDVLQVPRATLAALDLDRRSGYLFVVENGVARRREVATGAVSGELVEILSGVKGGEQVIGRGGFNVKDGDRVQVANLPSSRP
- a CDS encoding TetR/AcrR family transcriptional regulator, with amino-acid sequence MTVVTTEIEPEPGARERLLFSALTLFNEKGYAAASVREIVEKAGVTKPVLYYYFGSKEGIYLELMETSYQILDSMAARAFSLAGFAQEKIIQFCGDLFDISIESLPMVRLINSIYFGPPQGTPKFDLDVFPARLTEVLQQLVSSGMRESELKEGSVEDVAGAVMAIVTSTINEQICCRENKPDRDTMVRMLRLLMTGIAPTQ